A region of Reichenbachiella carrageenanivorans DNA encodes the following proteins:
- a CDS encoding ABC transporter permease, with product MDSQISVPTKKYSKSWLLKMAWRDSRRSRSKLLLFTISIAIGIAALVAINSFKRNLDEEIQLQAKALLGADLEVYSKQPFTTEQAALIDSLGEEKSGQTRFGSMVYFPRTDGTRLVQVRGIRGLFPYYGKIETEPHWAAGDLTNGDYALVDEKLMLQFNVEIGDEIRIGKLTLEIRGKLKNVPGQSGISTAVAPVVYITQHNAYQSGLITKGSRATHSVFYKYPTEATADEVITQYEARLKALDLKYETVEERKKDTSEAFANLSIFLNLAAFIALLLGSIGVAGAVHIYLKEKNKSVAILRCLGVKSKQAFYIYLYQVLFMGLMGSVIGTALGLGLQYYLPRLLGEILPFSFEPKIFWIVVVEGICLGLIIAVLFALIPLIRLGEISPLQSIRATFESDHSSVDQSTIVVFSLVTLFLFGFAYFQIGEWKQAALFVLGLGVTFGLLALIARGLMALAKKFSIRASSFLVKQGIANLHRPNNQSTILLLTIGICAVLISTLLFSRYILVEQITLTGADERPNMVLFDIQTDQRDALKALTSDYDLPVIQDVPIVTMRLKEINGINKKLAEKDSLPNLPAWVFNREYRVTFRDTLIDSETLTEGQLQSKVEQPEDTIYVSVSEGFAQSREWKIGDELLFNVQGALIKAYIGSFRKVDWRRVQTNFLIVFPTGVLEHAPQFHVLVTKVDASDVSARFQQAVVRLFPNVSIIDLELILKTVEDILNKVSFAINFMAGFSVLTGLIVLAGSVVLSKTQRVQESVLLRTIGARSYQIFWITCIEYFALGAIASLAGLVLAHSFSWLLAKFVFENDFLVSYYHTFLIFISITFGTILIGLFNIRPVLRKRPLEILRKEI from the coding sequence ATGGATAGTCAAATCTCCGTTCCCACTAAAAAGTATTCGAAAAGCTGGCTACTCAAAATGGCTTGGCGAGACAGCAGGAGAAGTCGCTCAAAACTTCTGTTGTTTACCATTTCGATAGCTATCGGCATTGCTGCACTGGTAGCCATCAACTCATTTAAAAGAAACCTAGACGAAGAAATACAGCTACAAGCCAAAGCATTGTTGGGTGCAGATTTGGAAGTATATAGTAAGCAGCCTTTCACTACAGAGCAAGCAGCACTGATAGACTCTCTTGGAGAAGAAAAGTCAGGACAAACTCGCTTTGGCTCCATGGTCTATTTTCCTCGGACAGACGGCACACGTCTCGTACAAGTACGTGGCATTCGGGGTTTATTCCCTTATTACGGAAAAATAGAAACCGAGCCGCACTGGGCCGCTGGCGACCTCACCAACGGCGACTATGCACTTGTAGATGAAAAACTCATGCTACAGTTTAATGTAGAAATAGGCGATGAAATTCGTATCGGTAAACTGACACTCGAAATTCGCGGCAAACTAAAAAATGTACCTGGCCAAAGCGGTATATCCACAGCCGTTGCTCCTGTTGTATATATTACCCAACATAATGCCTACCAGTCTGGGCTTATCACCAAAGGCAGCAGAGCGACACACTCCGTATTTTACAAATACCCGACAGAGGCCACTGCCGACGAAGTAATTACTCAATACGAAGCACGTCTCAAAGCACTGGATCTGAAATACGAAACCGTAGAAGAACGTAAAAAAGACACCAGTGAGGCTTTCGCCAACCTATCTATTTTCTTGAATCTTGCCGCATTCATTGCCTTGCTATTAGGAAGTATTGGGGTGGCTGGGGCTGTTCACATCTATCTCAAGGAAAAAAACAAATCCGTAGCGATACTTCGTTGCCTAGGAGTGAAAAGCAAACAGGCTTTTTATATCTACCTCTATCAAGTGTTATTTATGGGCTTGATGGGATCTGTGATAGGTACAGCCTTAGGTCTGGGACTACAATACTACTTGCCCAGACTTTTAGGGGAAATATTACCATTTTCATTTGAACCCAAGATTTTTTGGATAGTAGTCGTAGAAGGGATATGCCTAGGCCTGATCATCGCTGTGCTATTTGCCCTAATTCCATTAATCAGATTGGGGGAAATATCTCCTCTGCAATCGATCAGAGCCACTTTCGAGTCTGACCACTCCTCCGTCGATCAATCTACGATTGTGGTATTCTCACTTGTTACCTTATTTCTGTTTGGTTTTGCCTATTTCCAGATTGGAGAATGGAAACAAGCCGCTTTATTTGTGCTAGGACTTGGGGTAACTTTCGGCCTGCTTGCTCTCATCGCTAGGGGACTGATGGCTTTGGCCAAAAAGTTTTCGATTAGAGCTTCTTCATTTTTGGTGAAACAAGGAATCGCAAATCTACACCGCCCCAACAACCAAAGTACGATACTCCTTTTGACGATTGGGATCTGTGCCGTGCTGATTTCTACCTTGCTCTTTTCGAGGTATATCCTCGTAGAGCAAATCACACTAACTGGAGCAGACGAACGACCCAACATGGTGCTGTTCGACATCCAGACTGACCAGAGGGACGCGCTAAAAGCCCTCACATCCGACTACGACCTACCTGTGATCCAAGATGTACCTATTGTTACGATGCGCCTCAAGGAAATCAATGGCATCAATAAAAAACTAGCAGAAAAAGATTCGCTCCCTAACCTCCCAGCATGGGTATTCAACCGAGAGTATCGAGTTACTTTCAGAGATACACTGATCGACTCTGAAACACTTACTGAAGGTCAACTCCAATCGAAAGTAGAGCAGCCAGAAGACACCATATATGTATCTGTCTCAGAAGGATTTGCTCAATCACGTGAATGGAAAATAGGTGATGAATTGTTATTCAATGTACAAGGCGCCTTGATAAAAGCCTACATCGGTAGCTTTAGGAAAGTGGACTGGCGGCGAGTTCAGACCAATTTTCTAATCGTATTCCCTACTGGTGTGCTGGAGCATGCACCGCAATTTCATGTGCTGGTGACCAAGGTAGATGCCTCCGATGTATCTGCTCGATTTCAGCAAGCCGTTGTGCGCCTATTTCCCAACGTATCGATCATAGATTTGGAATTGATCCTCAAAACAGTCGAAGACATCCTCAACAAAGTCTCCTTTGCCATCAATTTCATGGCAGGATTCAGTGTACTCACTGGCTTGATCGTACTGGCAGGATCTGTAGTTCTAAGCAAGACTCAGCGTGTGCAAGAAAGCGTACTACTCCGAACCATCGGTGCTCGGTCTTATCAGATTTTCTGGATCACTTGTATAGAGTATTTTGCCTTAGGAGCTATTGCTTCATTGGCGGGGCTGGTACTAGCTCATAGCTTCAGTTGGCTGTTGGCCAAATTTGTGTTCGAAAACGATTTTCTCGTCAGCTACTACCATACTTTTTTGATTTTCATCTCCATTACATTCGGGACGATTTTAATTGGACTATTCAACATTAGACCAGTCCTGAGAAAACGTCCTTTGGAAATTCTAAGGAAGGAAATATGA
- a CDS encoding ABC transporter ATP-binding protein, with protein MSTILKVENLSKSYQSGGKSLQVLYDISFELQAGQSLSIVGPSGSGKTTLLGLVAGLDQSDSGSVEINQIKLNNLSEDDRAQVRNEQIGFIFQNFQLIPTLSALENVMVPLELRGDKKAKTVAKDLLAKVGLANRAEHYPSQLSGGEQQRVAIARAFSNTPKILFADEPTGNLDEETGQKIEDLLFTLNREKGTALVLVTHDSALAKKTDQVIRLKGGKMMTDATLKTSIAS; from the coding sequence ATGTCAACAATTCTAAAGGTAGAAAACCTTTCCAAATCCTATCAAAGTGGCGGCAAATCGCTGCAAGTACTCTACGACATTAGCTTCGAACTTCAGGCAGGTCAGTCTCTCTCCATCGTAGGACCATCTGGCAGTGGCAAAACGACCCTTTTAGGCTTAGTCGCTGGGCTAGATCAATCGGACAGTGGGTCTGTCGAAATCAACCAAATCAAACTAAATAATCTTAGCGAAGATGATCGTGCACAGGTGAGAAACGAACAGATCGGGTTTATCTTCCAAAATTTCCAATTGATACCTACCCTTTCGGCACTAGAAAACGTGATGGTACCGCTAGAACTCAGAGGAGATAAAAAAGCCAAAACCGTAGCCAAGGATTTGCTCGCCAAAGTAGGGCTGGCTAATCGGGCAGAGCACTATCCTAGTCAACTATCTGGCGGGGAACAGCAACGTGTAGCCATCGCAAGAGCATTTTCTAACACACCCAAAATCCTATTTGCCGACGAACCTACTGGCAACTTAGACGAAGAGACTGGACAAAAAATAGAAGACCTATTGTTTACACTAAATAGAGAAAAAGGCACGGCTCTGGTACTAGTCACTCACGACTCCGCTTTAGCAAAAAAAACAGATCAAGTCATTCGCCTCAAAGGCGGAAAAATGATGACTGACGCTACGCTCAAGACTTCGATCGCCAGCTGA
- the panD gene encoding aspartate 1-decarboxylase, with the protein MRSKIHKAVVTEANLNYVGSITIDKDLIDLVGLRKGEKVQIVSNTSGSRLETYVIEGPRGSGAICMNGAAAHLIKEGEEIIIMGYELTDQEIKPQTILVDENNKFVQWLEESYELNRDMNFN; encoded by the coding sequence ATGAGATCGAAGATTCACAAAGCGGTAGTCACCGAAGCGAATCTCAACTATGTGGGTAGTATCACTATTGACAAAGACCTAATTGATCTGGTGGGATTGAGAAAAGGGGAGAAAGTGCAAATTGTAAGCAACACCTCTGGCTCTCGTTTGGAAACTTATGTAATCGAAGGACCTCGCGGCTCAGGAGCCATCTGTATGAATGGGGCGGCTGCGCATCTCATCAAAGAAGGTGAAGAAATCATTATCATGGGTTACGAGCTCACGGATCAAGAGATCAAACCACAAACCATCTTGGTAGACGAAAACAACAAATTTGTGCAGTGGCTCGAAGAATCTTATGAGCTGAACCGTGACATGAATTTTAATTAA
- a CDS encoding YciI family protein has protein sequence MKKLAAFSFLVLIVHLGYSQTPREFPYQDGDTTYIMKQYFMGFLKRVENKPDLDSVKAAEIQQAHLDYMSANGKSGALLIAGPFGDDGDMRGVVIYDVATKAEADSIISNDPAVKAGRLAIEVHPWWAAKGSRLK, from the coding sequence ATGAAAAAACTAGCTGCATTTTCCTTTCTGGTCTTAATTGTTCATTTAGGCTATAGCCAAACACCAAGAGAATTTCCTTATCAAGATGGCGACACGACTTATATCATGAAGCAATATTTTATGGGTTTTTTGAAAAGAGTGGAGAACAAGCCTGATTTGGATTCTGTCAAAGCTGCTGAAATTCAGCAAGCTCATCTTGATTACATGAGCGCCAATGGCAAATCGGGTGCATTGCTTATCGCTGGGCCTTTTGGCGACGATGGTGACATGAGAGGTGTTGTGATTTACGATGTAGCCACCAAGGCCGAAGCCGATAGCATCATTAGCAACGACCCCGCAGTAAAAGCTGGCCGACTCGCTATAGAAGTTCACCCTTGGTGGGCAGCTAAAGGGAGCCGACTAAAGTGA
- a CDS encoding arylesterase, with the protein MNWSIILVGFVFLMSCQSQKKETNTPIASSETAEQVVQPSSKKTILFFGNSITAGYKLDLSEAFPALIQERLDSLGLGYRTVNAGLSGETTASGNSRVEWVMKNPMDIFVLELGANDGLRGISTAETEKNLSSIIEKVKQKYPTCKIILAGMMIPPNMGQEYADSFQQIYPALAEKYQIPLIPFLLEGVAGDPALNLEDGIHPTPEGHQILAENVWQVLVTIL; encoded by the coding sequence ATGAATTGGTCAATTATACTCGTCGGGTTTGTTTTTTTAATGAGTTGTCAATCTCAAAAAAAGGAAACGAATACACCCATTGCATCTTCCGAAACAGCTGAACAGGTCGTTCAGCCTTCTTCTAAAAAAACTATTCTCTTCTTTGGTAATAGTATTACGGCAGGTTATAAACTCGACTTGTCCGAAGCTTTTCCTGCGCTTATTCAAGAGCGATTGGATTCGTTAGGGTTGGGTTATCGGACGGTAAATGCCGGCCTCAGTGGAGAGACTACAGCAAGTGGCAACTCACGTGTGGAGTGGGTAATGAAAAACCCAATGGACATCTTTGTATTGGAACTAGGAGCCAATGATGGGCTCAGAGGGATTAGTACTGCCGAAACAGAAAAGAACTTATCGTCTATCATAGAAAAAGTAAAACAGAAATATCCCACTTGTAAAATCATATTGGCAGGCATGATGATACCTCCCAATATGGGACAGGAATATGCAGATAGCTTTCAGCAGATTTACCCTGCATTGGCCGAAAAATATCAGATCCCATTAATTCCGTTTTTACTCGAAGGTGTGGCGGGAGATCCAGCCCTCAATCTCGAAGACGGCATCCACCCCACACCAGAAGGTCATCAGATACTGGCCGAAAATGTGTGGCAAGTACTGGTCACTATATTATAA
- a CDS encoding alanine/glycine:cation symporter family protein, with protein sequence MMLDLLQSLENFFTVAVGYVWGMPLLILLLGGGVYFTIYARFLPFRYFKHGIDVLRGKYDNAEEKGEISHFQALSGHLAATVGMGNISGVALAIVAGGPGAIFWMWISALLGITTKFFTCSLAVMYRGKDSQGDLQGGPMYVIREGMPKVWKPLAAFFCVAGLFGATPIFQANQIVQVTKDVILRPMGMVGEDELIVNILIGLVITFFTALVIFGGLKRIADVASKLVPAMVVVYGLSVLAIMIVNASSVWTNFFLIFEDAFTANAVLGGAVGAVIIEGAKRAAFSNEAGIGTAPMMHGAAKTDEPIREGLVAMLGPVIDTMIVCTMTGLCILSTGVWQAGGSDGITLTAQAFESSIPYVGHYILFVPVLIFAFTTVFGMAYYGKKCFSYLFGAEYGHLFNYWYVSIIVIGSVWSLDGVVNLIFVMYGLMAIPTMISAIYLSPKVLKEAKRYFSDLKA encoded by the coding sequence ATGATGTTAGACCTTTTACAGTCTTTAGAGAATTTTTTCACTGTCGCAGTTGGTTATGTCTGGGGTATGCCTCTGTTGATATTGCTTTTAGGAGGAGGCGTGTATTTTACTATTTATGCCCGTTTTCTTCCTTTTAGATATTTCAAACATGGCATTGATGTACTGAGAGGCAAATATGACAATGCTGAGGAAAAAGGAGAAATCAGTCATTTTCAAGCCCTGTCGGGGCACTTGGCTGCCACGGTAGGTATGGGCAACATCAGTGGAGTGGCATTGGCCATAGTAGCTGGAGGCCCAGGAGCTATTTTTTGGATGTGGATCAGCGCTTTGCTTGGCATTACCACCAAGTTTTTCACTTGCTCATTGGCGGTGATGTATCGAGGCAAAGATAGTCAGGGAGATTTGCAAGGAGGCCCCATGTATGTGATCAGAGAAGGCATGCCTAAGGTATGGAAACCTTTGGCGGCATTCTTTTGTGTTGCGGGATTGTTTGGTGCTACGCCCATTTTTCAGGCCAATCAAATCGTGCAGGTGACTAAAGATGTTATCCTAAGGCCGATGGGGATGGTTGGAGAGGATGAATTGATAGTCAATATTTTGATCGGCTTAGTCATTACTTTTTTTACGGCTTTGGTCATTTTTGGAGGGTTGAAGCGTATCGCTGATGTGGCTTCTAAACTGGTGCCAGCCATGGTGGTGGTCTACGGTCTGAGTGTTTTGGCCATTATGATTGTCAATGCATCATCTGTTTGGACTAATTTTTTCTTGATTTTTGAAGATGCCTTTACTGCAAATGCAGTGTTAGGAGGTGCTGTTGGAGCTGTGATTATAGAAGGAGCCAAACGAGCTGCATTTTCGAATGAAGCAGGGATAGGTACAGCTCCTATGATGCACGGGGCAGCGAAGACAGACGAGCCCATTCGAGAAGGCCTAGTAGCTATGCTTGGGCCAGTGATAGACACGATGATTGTGTGCACGATGACAGGGCTTTGTATTTTGTCTACGGGCGTGTGGCAGGCTGGTGGGAGTGATGGAATTACCTTAACGGCTCAGGCTTTTGAATCTTCTATCCCTTATGTGGGGCATTATATTTTATTTGTTCCAGTATTGATATTTGCCTTTACCACCGTTTTCGGAATGGCTTATTACGGTAAAAAATGTTTTTCCTACCTTTTTGGAGCCGAATACGGTCATTTGTTTAACTACTGGTATGTTTCAATTATTGTGATAGGATCTGTTTGGTCATTGGATGGGGTAGTCAATCTGATTTTTGTGATGTATGGCCTGATGGCTATACCTACCATGATATCAGCCATATACTTGTCTCCAAAAGTGTTGAAAGAAGCCAAACGCTATTTCTCGGACTTGAAGGCGTAG
- a CDS encoding YpdA family putative bacillithiol disulfide reductase → MNQLLDVVIIGAGPIGLACGIEAKKNGLSYLILEKGCLVNSLYNYPMNMTFFSTSEKLEIGGVPFISHNNKPTRAEALEYYRRVTTSWDLKVNLYEGVSKVKKEGHFEITTEKNQYVAKNLIIATGFYDLPFLLNVPGENLPKVKHYYDEPHPYFGQKIIVVGAANSAVDVALETYRKGADVTMVVREPEINPRVKYWVRPDIENRIKESSIKAYFNSSIAEIKKTEVTIDTPNGKVNLENDFVLAMTGYQPSFTFLKSLGITIGSDDMQTPAHNPETMETNVAGIFLAGVVCGGLQTNKWFIENSRVHAEMITKKILQSDA, encoded by the coding sequence ATGAATCAGCTATTAGATGTAGTCATTATTGGCGCTGGGCCTATCGGACTAGCCTGTGGGATAGAAGCCAAAAAAAACGGGCTTAGTTATCTGATTTTAGAAAAAGGTTGTCTAGTCAACTCGCTGTACAACTACCCCATGAACATGACCTTCTTTTCTACTTCGGAGAAGTTGGAAATAGGCGGTGTGCCGTTCATTTCACACAACAATAAACCGACCCGTGCAGAAGCCTTAGAATATTATCGACGAGTGACTACTTCATGGGATTTGAAGGTAAACCTATACGAAGGAGTCTCTAAAGTAAAAAAAGAAGGACATTTTGAGATTACAACAGAAAAGAATCAATACGTTGCCAAAAACCTCATCATAGCCACAGGGTTTTATGACTTGCCTTTCTTGCTCAATGTACCTGGAGAGAACTTGCCAAAGGTGAAGCACTACTACGACGAACCGCATCCTTATTTTGGACAAAAAATAATCGTAGTGGGCGCGGCTAACTCTGCGGTAGACGTAGCACTCGAAACCTATCGGAAAGGGGCGGACGTAACCATGGTCGTGCGCGAACCAGAGATCAACCCCAGAGTAAAATACTGGGTAAGACCTGATATAGAAAACCGCATCAAAGAGTCTTCTATCAAAGCCTATTTCAACAGTTCGATTGCTGAGATTAAAAAAACAGAGGTAACTATAGACACACCCAATGGAAAAGTAAATTTAGAAAATGACTTTGTGCTCGCAATGACTGGCTATCAGCCGAGTTTTACTTTTTTGAAATCACTAGGGATCACAATAGGATCGGACGATATGCAGACTCCAGCACACAACCCCGAAACCATGGAAACCAACGTGGCAGGCATATTTTTGGCTGGAGTGGTCTGTGGCGGATTGCAAACCAACAAGTGGTTTATCGAAAATTCGAGAGTACATGCAGAAATGATCACCAAGAAAATATTGCAGAGTGATGCCTGA
- a CDS encoding 5-formyltetrahydrofolate cyclo-ligase — protein sequence MSETTPKVDKKKYRTVYLRKRKMLSAKDFDRMNARLLLHFHSFLQNHNVLLIHSFLSIDKNKEVNTWPLIESLKNQGKQIVISKSSMTSNELTHYLFEDYKQLKENKYHIPEPEYGTLVSPTALEMVLIPLIVFDRKGHRLGYGAGYYDRFLADCAPHCLKVGLSLAPPLDEIPFAEAHDIPMDFCITPIGVYAFKS from the coding sequence ATGAGCGAGACCACACCCAAGGTTGATAAAAAAAAGTATCGCACGGTCTATCTGCGCAAAAGGAAAATGCTGTCGGCTAAGGATTTCGACCGAATGAATGCAAGGCTTCTGCTTCATTTTCACTCCTTTCTACAAAACCATAACGTCTTGTTGATTCATTCCTTTTTGTCTATAGACAAAAACAAGGAAGTAAATACTTGGCCACTAATTGAGTCGCTCAAAAATCAAGGCAAACAAATAGTCATTTCAAAAAGCAGCATGACGAGCAATGAACTCACGCATTATCTATTCGAAGATTACAAACAACTCAAAGAAAACAAATACCATATTCCAGAGCCCGAGTATGGCACATTGGTGTCTCCTACAGCTTTAGAAATGGTACTGATACCATTGATTGTCTTTGATCGAAAGGGACATCGGTTGGGCTATGGAGCGGGCTACTACGATCGGTTTTTGGCTGACTGCGCTCCCCACTGCCTGAAAGTGGGCCTGAGCCTAGCTCCTCCACTAGACGAAATTCCATTCGCAGAAGCGCATGACATCCCGATGGACTTTTGCATTACGCCAATAGGCGTTTACGCTTTCAAATCATAA
- a CDS encoding sodium:calcium antiporter — protein MGIIIPLILIAISCVVIWRAGDGFMTASEYIGRNLSEGVRGASINAIASSMPEVFTSLFFLFVLQNADGFSGGIGTTAGSAIFNSMVIPAVSVIAVIGIGLAKRIEVSKKVMLRDGIALIITELIFLVLISGNTLDWYHGLVLMGVYVVYITYMFMSMKSSQKKEVSPDTVVEEEEEEEEEDRGPAPSFFMSLLTFNLEDLFIRNNKVTGKNAWPLLLFSTLAIAMVCYLLVVACEWMGAEVYEVPFLGSFNGLGIPLMFVALVLASAASSFPDTIISIKDAQRGQYDDAISNALGSNIFDVCFALGFPLFIFCIMHGPIHMDLEMVNLSSELRFLLLILTVIAVVIFTSTKYIGKLKAFILLAIYFLFIAYIIGRSADNEIAASIADFLVSTVRMLSIN, from the coding sequence ATGGGCATCATAATACCGTTGATTTTAATCGCCATAAGCTGTGTGGTAATATGGAGAGCTGGAGATGGCTTCATGACAGCATCTGAATACATTGGGCGAAACCTCTCAGAAGGTGTGCGTGGTGCATCCATCAATGCGATTGCCAGCTCGATGCCAGAAGTATTCACTTCCTTATTTTTCCTTTTTGTTTTACAAAACGCTGATGGATTTTCAGGTGGTATTGGTACTACAGCGGGCAGCGCCATTTTCAATAGTATGGTGATTCCTGCCGTATCGGTCATAGCCGTTATCGGCATCGGCCTTGCCAAAAGAATAGAAGTATCAAAAAAGGTGATGTTACGAGATGGCATTGCACTTATCATCACGGAGTTGATCTTCTTGGTATTGATCAGTGGCAACACCCTCGACTGGTATCATGGCTTAGTCTTGATGGGCGTATATGTGGTATACATCACTTACATGTTTATGTCGATGAAAAGCAGTCAGAAAAAAGAAGTTTCTCCTGATACTGTCGTAGAAGAGGAGGAGGAAGAAGAGGAAGAAGACCGTGGCCCAGCACCATCTTTTTTCATGAGTTTGCTGACCTTCAACCTAGAAGACTTATTTATTAGAAACAATAAAGTAACGGGCAAAAACGCATGGCCACTCTTGCTCTTTTCAACACTAGCCATTGCTATGGTATGCTACCTGCTAGTAGTAGCTTGTGAATGGATGGGAGCGGAAGTATATGAAGTGCCGTTTTTGGGCTCATTCAATGGCTTAGGTATTCCACTGATGTTTGTAGCCTTAGTTTTGGCTTCTGCAGCCTCAAGCTTTCCAGACACCATCATCTCCATCAAAGACGCCCAAAGAGGCCAGTACGACGATGCCATTTCAAATGCACTAGGTAGTAATATCTTTGACGTGTGTTTTGCACTCGGCTTTCCGCTGTTTATCTTCTGTATCATGCACGGCCCTATTCATATGGATTTGGAAATGGTGAATTTGAGTAGCGAACTCCGTTTCTTACTCTTAATCCTGACCGTAATCGCGGTCGTTATCTTTACTTCTACTAAGTATATTGGGAAACTAAAAGCATTCATACTCTTAGCGATATACTTCCTATTTATCGCCTACATCATAGGCAGAAGTGCTGACAATGAAATTGCGGCTAGCATTGCAGACTTTTTGGTTTCTACAGTACGCATGCTAAGCATCAACTAG
- a CDS encoding TerB family tellurite resistance protein, with product MDYRTQMSILIQLALVDNQLSQTEKRMIYTLGKANKIPEVELDSLFNESLSKKKHELPPLTNLSEEDKFEYLYHLIQLMKVDKKVYLSEIKFCEELAERLGYKKRVVKELSSRIFGDPAFGSSRDTLLTIIEKHKLI from the coding sequence ATGGACTACCGTACTCAGATGAGCATACTCATTCAATTGGCTCTTGTCGACAATCAATTGTCGCAGACAGAAAAGCGAATGATTTATACTCTGGGAAAAGCCAATAAAATACCAGAAGTCGAACTTGATTCATTATTTAATGAGAGTCTTAGTAAAAAAAAACATGAGCTACCGCCATTGACAAATCTTTCCGAAGAGGATAAATTTGAATACCTATATCACCTCATTCAGTTGATGAAAGTGGATAAAAAGGTATATTTAAGTGAAATTAAATTTTGTGAGGAATTAGCGGAGCGACTTGGGTACAAAAAACGAGTGGTGAAAGAACTGAGTAGTCGGATTTTTGGAGATCCAGCTTTTGGCTCTAGCCGAGACACGCTCCTTACAATCATAGAAAAGCACAAACTGATTTAA
- a CDS encoding TerB family tellurite resistance protein: MSIKSQLSMLVKLANIDNDFADDEKDMIFMVGKANGISEEEITGLLENPEPLPPLGAMTDDDKFEYLFNVVQLMKIDKEVFLSEVKYCEEVAVKLGFKKAVIAELSAKVYSDPGIVANRESLKKAVLKYQN; this comes from the coding sequence ATGAGCATTAAATCGCAACTAAGCATGTTGGTGAAGTTGGCCAATATAGACAACGACTTCGCTGATGACGAAAAAGACATGATTTTCATGGTGGGCAAAGCCAATGGAATTTCTGAAGAGGAAATTACTGGATTGCTTGAAAACCCTGAGCCACTGCCCCCGCTAGGTGCAATGACTGACGATGACAAATTTGAATACCTATTCAACGTAGTTCAATTGATGAAAATTGACAAAGAGGTATTTCTTAGTGAAGTCAAATACTGTGAAGAAGTGGCCGTGAAACTAGGATTCAAAAAGGCGGTAATCGCCGAGCTTTCGGCCAAGGTATACTCTGATCCAGGGATTGTGGCTAATAGAGAGTCTTTGAAGAAAGCAGTACTCAAGTACCAAAATTAA